In Malania oleifera isolate guangnan ecotype guangnan chromosome 8, ASM2987363v1, whole genome shotgun sequence, a single window of DNA contains:
- the LOC131161560 gene encoding aldehyde oxidase GLOX-like yields the protein MNRSMILSLLLCHLLFPAAPSCRRVATASGSGRWTLLQNSIGITAMHMQLLNNDRVIIFDRTDFGHSNLSLPLGKCRRDAADMSLRVDCTAHSVKYDIESNTFRPLTVQTDIWCSSGSVAPDGRLVQAGGFNDGERRVRIFRPCFNTNCDWEEIENGLALRRWYATSHVLPDGSQIIVGGRREFSYEFLPKRDFSQSAYFLRFLVETFDPKTENNLYPFALLNVDGNLFIFANNRAILFDYKSSVVVRNFPEIPGGDPRNYPSTGSAVLLPLKNLRGLSVEAEVLVCGGAPRGSFFQAQTGVFVGALNTCGRIKITDPSPTWVMETMPVARVMGDMILLPNGDVLIVNGASAGTAGWQNARDPVLMPVIYRPDNPEGTRFEPQNPTTIPRMYHSSAILLRDGRVLVGGSNPNIGYTFTDVPFPTELSLEAFLPPYLDSGSSDLRPKIWWPGSHDKFGYGQLFAVRFSISGGSLDQNSISVTMVAPSFTTHSFAMSQRLLMLYWCNATAVANSTFELRVMTPGSGNLAPPGYYILFLIHQGIPGEGVWVQIQ from the coding sequence ATGAATCGATCTATGATTCTTTCCCTCCTCCTTTGTCACCTGCTTTTCCCCGCCGCCCCGTCGTGCCGCCGCGTTGCCACCGCCTCTGGAAGCGGCCGGTGGACTCTCCTCCAAAATAGCATCGGCATAACCGCGATGCACATGCAACTTCTCAATAACGACCGCGTCATCATCTTCGACCGGACCGACTTCGGCCACTCAAACCTCTCCCTGCCGCTCGGAAAATGCCGCCGCGACGCCGCCGACATGTCCCTCCGGGTCGACTGCACCGCCCACTCCGTCAAGTATGACATCGAGTCCAACACTTTCAGGCCCCTCACGGTCCAAACTGACATCTGGTGCTCCTCCGGCTCCGTCGCACCCGACGGCCGCCTGGTTCAGGCCGGCGGGTTCAACGACGGCGAACGAAGGGTCAGAATTTTTCGACCGTGCTTTAATACTAATTGTGATTGggaagaaattgaaaatggactTGCATTAAGAAGATGGTACGCCACCAGTCACGTGCTGCCGGACGGGAGCCAGATCATCGTCGGCGGCCGGCGAGAATTCAGCTACGAGTTTTTGCCGAAAAGGGATTTTTCCCAAAGTGCTTATTTCTTAAGATTTCTAGTGGAAACATTTGACCCCAAAACGGAAAATAATCTTTACCCATTTGCTCTCCTCAACGTCGATGGCAATCTGTTTATTTTCGCCAACAATCGGGCTATTTTGTTCGACTACAAAAGCAGCGTCGTAGTGAGGAATTTCCCGGAAATTCCCGGCGGCGACCCAAGGAATTATCCGAGCACCGGCTCGGCGGTTCTGCTGCCGTTGAAGAACTTACGTGGACTTTCCGTCGAAGCTGAGGTTTTGGTTTGTGGGGGCGCCCCTAGAGGCTCTTTCTTTCAAGCACAAACTGGGGTTTTCGTGGGTGCTCTTAACACGTGTGGAAGAATCAAAATAACCGACCCGTCACCTACCTGGGTCATGGAGACCATGCCAGTCGCCCGGGTCATGGGCGACATGATACTGCTTCCAAACGGGGACGTTTTGATCGTTAACGGTGCGTCTGCTGGTACTGCCGGGTGGCAAAATGCTCGGGACCCGGTTTTGATGCCGGTCATTTATCGACCCGATAACCCAGAAGGTACCCGGTTTGAGCCCCAAAATCCAACAACCATACCACGGATGTACCATTCAAGTGCGATTCTACTTCGTGACGGGCGGGTCCTCGTTGGGGGAAGCAACCCGAATATCGGGTATACCTTCACGGATGTTCCTTTCCCAACAGAGTTAAGCTTGGAGGCGTTTTTGCCTCCATATCTTGATTCCGGGTCTTCGGATTTACGCCCAAAAATATGGTGGCCCGGGTCTCATGACAAGTTTGGGTACGGGCAGCTGTTTGCAGTTCGGTTCTCCATTTCGGGTGGATCATTGGATCAAAACTCGATTTCGGTTACGATGGTGGCGCCATCATTTACCACGCATTCGTTTGCTATGAGTCAAAGACTGCTGATGCTTTATTGGTGCAATGCAACGGCAGTGGCAAATTCGACATTTGAGCTTCGGGTTATGACACCGGGTTCGGGTAATCTTGCCCCGCCCggatattatattttgtttttgatCCATCAGGGGATACCCGGGGAAGGCGTTTGGGTCCAAATTCAGTAA